In Toxoplasma gondii ME49 chromosome VIII, whole genome shotgun sequence, a single genomic region encodes these proteins:
- the SRS31B gene encoding SAG-related sequence SRS31B (encoded by transcript TGME49_272560~Gene product name based on ToxoDB Community Expert Annotation.), which produces MTCSYGTENNTNSGTPVATLTSDNNTLTVECGFEGQLQPSPESPLTALLCDAEDCTAVVNVTDVLLNFDETWLAVDKETGAAKLVVPKGGFPEKNKTIMLGCSLKNTPSGSRKDPDTTTVEKTHF; this is translated from the coding sequence ATGACTTGCTCATACGGCACAGAAAACAACACCAACTCCGGAACACCGGTGGCAACGCTGACTTCCGATAACAACACTCTGACTGTCGAATGTGGCTTCGAAGGTCAACTGCAGCCTAGCCCGGAATCACCTCTCACTGCCCTCCTctgcgacgcagaggacTGTACGGCGGTAGTGAACGTGACTGACGTGTTACTCAACTTCGACGAGACGTGGCTAGCAGTGGACAAGGAAACTGGCGCCGCTAAGCTCGTGGTCCCCAAGGGAGGTTTCCcagaaaagaacaagacaATTATGTTGGGATGCAGCCTCAAGAACACACCATCTGGTTCACGGAAGGACCCTGATACTACAACTGTTGAAAAAACCCACTTTTAA
- a CDS encoding hypothetical protein (encoded by transcript TGME49_272550) encodes MARTGDPEGSPHTPAPSLGLRCLSEETPCRPPNEAGRAETGQLAFSETTQTDGDMPPCTGGGRDALCDSGMRNHLEEGGTGCREQTGGVCSTPNVENSERSDCWEGRNGEKKTGELAGEKLMGGERPGGDREQAGLFRAGAKEAEDVEMEEQPRAPLTGGEGEAVDVEGTSCSPSGCFTSPTGEPETLSPSVPSSLFGASAGDPGVSSTALGPTAGSQFSPSTLCSPPEKPDDDAGVEEGTDLLPFFDATQATDPGRSPTDTNLDLTAASVSTSSEASFAPTSFSEFSAVASASTAPNGAFADACVPAASSFESSSAVSASLQSPESSPHSESPRQSSSPALAFPASHARPLSRAAARAGVNMSDALPPGLRPDILLHSPPEVVRQYVSEHFAYFQFSKKPETEILAGDKLQEEDSSEESEEEDEKAEGEKAIGEKEEGEKQEGVDSKREEESRRVGGDDMGANAGFDGEKKRRGIEGSEEGEMEVATHADLSGTEFGEAAAVREEEKVSKRREMAMKAKQSARGHSIHRNEDKKKKRRKTEEEETPRLHPVNSLNLSCRRVKLYEVDEMGRWIDKGTGHFYVTEGRGTAAAGDGGGREDERSSLYLERGLERDDEAGEGQRDEDDETGMARLIVEDEENGKVYVDTAIGSNYAYQHQKDSIITWQEGRTGDVYRALSFQHPHGCFACWTYMTLKAPDRCAGGTEEEEEEEGDEGTLGAAEEEQRECGRRQGALGRFRRSTEEGVEDERDDEEEEDEAGVDSLVGLDGAESIPHHILETPNEDNLHMLMTRMEFDLPHPQTGELVLLDVLGRHWLYLLFAFMRKCIAAEKIEQLKQIAFIIRKMLVFWSGHIDALEVLLSDEFWPDVLKSLEYDQDLLHQGMEMRHSEFFAHKAQFHNVIQLEDPVFTSHVHLHYRLMYLKDVAITRYLDEAAINRLQSVLACNIQEVLRLLLRDCQSPPGCPSSPSSFSSYSSHSLVGVQSNESLSSSCFAVLRERLSEDFMAALFLRELLQNLSKLLQQQMLEKHSIFTQIKQHMILLELRGYLDGTSAAVANWNQVFLPLNKKAEEYQERLKEILLADGAETYRPNPLDLSGLPYPTPVCVAVEILNTFAELQPQLLRQAFFSEAKSDAKQESRLLLLLAETLEKSHSDSVQVQVKEILVKVVCSPVMELPEKDEIHMLFYDKGVMDRLLQTLFLPLNADEMTPSDFHRLHHAKQQILEILAHCVPAHKHRFKIRIQKDRVPIRAILASLRPTFDKFLALFAVKFIRACISLKDAYVDKHLVQHKVLRPIIWMLKEEQYAVSLFSSRRQQSSLLASVILDCLRALAAGAATFAAPQAPCHSLHLIEFLFTDDFCRHWIGDIQESMRTTGRRPCQTLQDLHDLYIQFVAKPSLCASQPLHLRSPQDYLSPSSRVLSPRSGRSGARDFFFSGSGLNSSDAGDGNLSPHSLRSSLGRVIRRDPNRSLDDEEEESWFLSDDKEDEDEESPSEGSGCRENFSSLSLRNTDPDEDDEEEISGRRSLSRCTSSLVDGYDDDNEEDEDHASLPSLTSRKTNSASHSSYNRSQRPFETREEDEDESFLLKAFPEKKQLISKPTRLRDPGEEGRTEKRRLDKSEGRRADDNSAKLAEAFENPRGPATEKDEERSNRRLSPGRRVPDGDAKTSPKETSPTRVGTALAGPKKIAVKLKLGGNGAGTGTSSSNADLENKVRNDKDDGDSMSDDRALTTTGDGRLHSDSDAESSGTDEGGKSREGEGGSELLAGMRLLSGVLKRKHSSGLASSLSSDSPLGGENERGARPCPRGGREGLLAARSLWGVGATETEDTQGSDRAEGEAKEPSKKTSRVGGETGGERRHSSDDEAQSAGEELDKRDRKKSKWTEELVADMLQDGSDDEDA; translated from the exons ATGGCACGAACGGGGGACCCCGAGGGTTCACCCCACACTCCTGCGCCGAGCTTGGGCCTCAGATGCCTTTCCGAGGAGACGCCTTGTCGTCCACCGAACGAAGCCGGGAGAGCGGAAACAGGTCAGCTTGCGTTTTCGGAAACTACTCAGACAGACGGAGATATGCCGCCGTGTAcaggaggagggagagacgcgctgTGCGACTCTGGCATGCGGAACCACTTGGAAGAGGGGGGAACCGGCTGTCGCGAGCAGACAGGCGGCGTCTGTTCGACCCCCAACGTGGAAAACTCGGAACGAAGCGACTGCTGGGAGGGGcgaaacggcgagaagaagaccggCGAACTTGCCGGAGAAAAACTGATGGGAGGGGAAAGGCCAGGAGGCGATCGAGAGCAAGCAGGACTCTTTCGTGCCGGGGCAaaagaggcggaagacgTCGAGATGGAAGAACAACCAAGGGCACCCCTAACTGGAGGGGAAGGTGAGGCTGTCGATGTTGAAGGAACGTCGTGTTCTCCCTCGGGGTGTTTCACCTCACCTACGGGAGAACCGGAGACGCTTTCGCCCTCCGTACCCTCTTCACTCTTTGGGGCTTCCGCAGGTGACCCTGGGGTTTCTTCGACAGCTCTTGGACCTACGGCAGGCAGCCAGTTCTCACCATCgactctctgctctcctccaGAGAAACCCGACGACGATGCTGGAGTCGAGGAAGGAACGGACCTTTTGCCGTTTTTTGACGCGACCCAGGCCACCGATCCTGGGCGGTCTCCCACCGACACGAACCTGGACCTCACTGCCGCTTCTGTTTCCACGAGTAGCGAGGCGAGTTTCGCGCCTACCTCTTTTTCCGAATTCTCCGCTGttgcgtctgcgtcgacggCACCGAATGGTGCCTTCGCAGATGCATGTGTCCCAGCAGCTTCTTCGTTCGAATCCtcttcagctgtctctgcatctttgCAATCTCCAGAGTCTTCACCACACTCAGAGTCTCCACGTcagtcttcgtctcccgctcTTGCGTTTCCCGCCTCGCATGCGCGCCCTCTGTCTCGAGCTGCGGCACGCGCCGGGGTTAACATGAGCGATGCTCTGCCTCCTGGTCTTCGCCCCGACATTCTTCTTCACTCGCCGCCAGAGGTCGTGCGACAGTATGTCTCTGAACACTTTGCCTACTTCCAGTTTTCAAAGAAGCCCGAGACAGAGATCCTAGCGGGGGACAAGCTCCAGGAGGAAGACTCCAgtgaggagagcgaggaagaagacgagaaggcagagggagagaaggcgattggggagaaggaagagggagagaaacaggagggAGTAGACTcgaagcgcgaggaggaaagcaggagagTCGGGGGGGATGACATGGGGGCGAATGCGGGCTTCGAtggggaaaagaaacgacGAGGGATAGAGGGGagtgaggagggagagatggAGGTTGctacgcatgcagatctTTCTGGAACCGAATTTGGAGAAGCGGCGGCggtcagagaagaagagaaggtgTCGAAACGCCGAGAGATGGCgatgaaggcgaagcagagcgcgagaggcCACTCCATTCACCGCAACgaggacaagaaaaagaaacgaaggaagacagaagaagaggaaacccCGAGACTTCATCCCGTCAACTCCCTCAATCTCAGCTGCAGGAGAGTGAAACTTTACGAAGTCGATGAGATG GGACGGTGGATCGACAAAGGGACAGGCCACTTCTACGTGACTGAGGGAAGAGGCACGGCCGCTGCTGGCGACggaggagggcgagaagacgaaaggtcGAGTCTCTATCTCGAGCGAGGTCTGGAACGCGACGACGAAGCAGGCGAGGgccagagagacgaagacgacgagacagGCATGGCTCGGCTTATagtcgaagacgaagagaacgggAAGGTGTACGTGGACACAGCAATCGGAAGCAATTATGCGTACCAGCATCAGAAAG aTTCCATCATCACTTGGCAAGAAGGACGAACAGGAGATGTCTATCGAGCCCTATCCTTTCAGCATCCCCACGGCTGCTTCGCCTGCTG GACTTACATGACTCTGAAGGCCCCGGATCGGTGTGCGGGaggaacggaggaagaagaggaagaagaaggagacgaggggaCGCTTGGTGCAGCcgaagaggagcagcgagAATGTGGCCGACGCCAGGGCGCGCTGGGGCGATTTAGGCGAAGCACTGAGGAAGGAGtagaagacgagagggacgatgaagaggaggaagacgaggccgGTGTCGACTCTCTTGTCGGCCTAGACGGCGCAGAATCCATACCTCACCACATCCTCGAGACACCGAACGAGGACAATCTACACATGCTGATGACACGAATGGAATTCGAC ctgccgcaTCCGCAGACGGGAGAACTTGTGCTGCTGGACGTCCTGGGGCGTCACTGGCTTTATCTGCTCTTTGCATTCATGCGAAAGTGCATCGCAGCCGAGAAAATCGAGCAGCTGAAGCAAATCGCCTTCATCATTCGAAAAATGC TGGTTTTTTGGAGCGGCCACATCGACGCCTTGGAGGTTCTGCTCAGCGACGAGTTCTGGCCCGACGTCCTCAAGTCTCTGGAAT ATGATCAAGACTTGCTTCACCAAGGCATGGAGATGCGACACAGCGAGTTCTTCGCGCACAAAGCTCAGTTCCACAATGTCATTCAACTCGAGGACCCTGTCTTCACTAGCCACGTCCACCTCCATTACAGGCTCATGTATCTCAAA GATGTGGCGATTACGAGGTATTTGGACGAGGCTGCGATCAATCGGCTTCAGTCAGTGTTGGCTTGCAACATTCAAGAAGTGTtgcgacttcttcttcgcgactGCCAGTCGCCTCCTGGGtgcccttcgtctccgtcttctttctcttcgtatTCCTCCCACAGCCTCGTGGGTGTGCAATCGAATGAGAGTCTCAGCTCATCCTGCTTCGCCGTGCTCCGCGAGCGCCTCAGCGAGGACTTTATggctgctctctttctccgggAGCTCTTGCAAAATCTCTcgaagctgctgcagcagcagatgCTCGAGAAACACTCGATCTTCACGCAAATCAAGCAACACATGATTCTTCTGGAGCTTCGTGGATACCTCGACGGCACCTCTGCCGCCGTCGCGAACTGGAACcaagtttttcttcctctcaacAAGAAGGCTGAGGAG TACCAAGAGCGTCTAAAGGAGATTTTGCTGGCGGACGGCGCAGAGACGTATCGTCCGAATCCTCTCGATCTGTCTGGGCTGCCTTACCCCACTCCAGTGTGCGTGGCGGTTGAGATTCTGAACACGTTTGCGGAGCTCCAGCCTCAACTGCTGCGTCAGGCCTTCTTTtcggaagcgaagagcgacgcgaaacaggagtctcgtctcctccttctgctcgcAGAGACCCTAGAGAAGAGCCACAGCGACTCCGTCCAGGTTCAGGTGAAGGAAATTCTCGTCAAGGTCGTCTGCAGTCCCGTCATGGAACTTCCGGAAAAGGACGAAATCCACATGCTCTTCTACGACAAAGGCGTCATGGACCGCCTGCTTCAGACCCTCTTTCTGCCGTTAAACGCCGACGAAATGACTCCAA GCGATTTCCATCGTCTGCACCACGCGAAGCAGCAGATTCTGGAAATTCTTGCGCACTGCGTCCCGGCCCACAA GCATCGCTTCAAGATTCGCATCCAGAAAGACCGGGTTCCGATTCGGGCAATCCTCGCCTCACTCCGGCCCACGTTTGATAAATTCCTTGCTCTCTTTGCCGTCAAATTCattcgcgcatgcatctccCTCAAA GATGCATACGTGGACAAACATTTGGTGCAGCACAAGGTCCTCCGACCGATCATTTGGATGCTCAAG GAAGAGCAGTACGcagtttcgcttttttcaTCTCGACGGCAGCAGTCTTCGCTGCTCGCGTCGGTCATCTTGGATTGTCTGCGAGCGCTCGCAGCGGGCGCAGCGACGTTCGCGGCTCCACAGGCGCCTTGTCACTCTCTGCATTTGATAGAATTCCTTTTCACGGATGATTTTTGTCGTCACTGGATCGGAGACATCCAAGAGTCCATGCGGACCACAGGCCGCCGGCCCTGCCAAACTCTTCAG gaTCTACACGATTTGTACATCCAGTTTGTCGCGAAGCCGTCGCTCTGCGCCAGTCAGCCGCTGCATCTGCGATCGCCGCAGGACTAcctctccccgtcttctcgcgttctctcgcctcgaaGTGGACGCAGTGGCGCGAgggacttcttcttctccggctcGGGCCTCAATTCGTCCGACGCAGGCGACGGGAATCTCTCGCCTCACTCTCTGCGGTCCAGTCTCGGTCGAGTTATTCGTAGAGATCCAAAT AGGTCGTTGGatgacgaagaggaggagtcCTGGTTCCTCTCTGACgacaaggaagacgaagacgaggaatcGCCGTCGGAGGGAAGTGGATGCCGGGAGaatttctcctctctgtctctgcgaaACACTGACCcagacgaggacgacgaggaagagatcAGCGGCAGGCGCAGTCTGTCTCG GTGCACATCATCCCTTGTCGACGGATACGACGACGacaacgaagaggacgaggaccACGCGAGTCTGCCTTCGCTGACGTCAAGGAAGACCAACTCGGCCTCGCATTCGTCTTATAATCGGAGTCAGAGACCGTTCGAGAcccgcgaggaagacgaagacgagtcCTTTCTGTTGAAGGCCTtcccggagaagaagcagctgatTTCGAAGCCAACGAGGCTGCGGGACCCGGGCGAGGAGGGGCGGACCGAGAAAAGGCGACTCGACAAGAGCGAGGGACGTCGAGCAGACGACAACAGCGCGAAGCTTGCAGAGGCATTTGAAAATCCTCGAGGGCcggcgacagaaaaagacgaggaacgaTCGAACCGTCGACTAAGTCCAGGACGACGGGTGCcggacggagacgcgaaaacCAGCCCTAAAGAGACCTCACCGACCCGAGTTGGAACAGCACTTGCAGGACCCAAAAAGATCGCAGTCAAGCTGAA ACTCGGCGGGAACGGCGCGGGCACAGGAACGTCTTCAAGCAATGCAGATCTTGAGAACAAGGTCCGAAACGACAAGGACGATGGAGACTCTATGTCTGATGATCGTGCGTTAACGACAACAGGTGATGGGCGCCTCCACAGCGACAGTGATGCTGAAAGCAGCGGGACTGACGAGGGTGGAAAATCgcgcgaaggagagggaggaagcgaactTCTTGCAG GGATGCGCCTGCTTTCTGGTGTATTGAAGAGAAAACATTCGTCCGGATtggcctcttctctgtcgtcggACTCTCCGCTGGGCGGGGAGAATGAGAGGGGGGCGCGGCCATGCCCTCGAGGAGGGCGCGAGGGCCTTTTGGCGGCGCGCAGTTTGTGGGGTGTGggggcgacagagacagaagataCCCAGGGCAGTGACAGGGctgagggagaggcgaaggaaccGAGCAAGAAGACCAGCCGTGtaggaggagagacgggaggagagagaagacactcCTCGGATGACGAGGCCCAGAGCGCCGGGGAGGAATTGGACAAgcgcgacagaaagaagtcAAAGTGGACGGAAGAGCTCGTCGCGGACATGCTGCAAGACGGTAGCGACGATGAAGACGCGTGA